A DNA window from Camelina sativa cultivar DH55 chromosome 17, Cs, whole genome shotgun sequence contains the following coding sequences:
- the LOC104757531 gene encoding uncharacterized protein LOC104757531, producing MANFSRLTTIYPSNDLKWNVCVKILRMWRKTDDGEDSLELVVCDVFGTKIVVTIPKGLFEIFKSDIQEDAWKVFSAFDVINCSRPIRITESYYRIVFREDTIVEDTEPRSNNHFIDYVSFDRLYDSYHAITNRCLDIMGRVINVQPLIYVDDPRAVQYEERARLLRFDLKDQNHEVIHCTAYDEHADYFQRYWSPSYTSSIIGVLRFWRAKFAHGATS from the exons ATGGCTAATTTTAGCAGATTAACCACCATATATCCGTCCAATGATCTCAAGTGGAACGTCTGTGTGAAGATCCTTAGGATGTGGCGTAAAACAGATGATGGGGAAGACTCTCTCGAGTTGGTTGTATGTGATGTCTTC GGGACCAAAATAGTAGTAACTATACCGAAAGgtctttttgaaattttcaagtCTGACATCCAAGAAGATGCATGGAAAGTTTTTTCTGCTTTTGACGTCATAAACTGCAGCAGACCTATCCGTATTACTGAAAGTTACTATCGGATCGTGTTTAGGGAAGATACCATTGTGGAAGATACTGAACCACGTTCTAACAATCATTTCATTGATTATGTGTCTTTTGATAGACTATATGATAGTTATCATGCCATAACTAATCGCTGCTTAG ATATCATGGGACGTGTAATCAATGTCCAACCATTGATCTATGTCGATGATCCAAGAGCTGTTCAATATGAGGAAAGGGCCCGACTTTTGCGTTTCGACCTTAAAGACCAAAA TCATGAAGTCATTCACTGTACTGCTTATGATGAACATGCCGACTACTTTCAACGTTATTGGAGTCCTTCTTATACGAGTTCTATCATAGGCGTCCTACGTTTCTGGAGGGCAAAGTTTGCTCATGGAGCTACAAGCTAA